In Colletotrichum higginsianum IMI 349063 chromosome 1, whole genome shotgun sequence, the DNA window ATGAATGGAGCACATCGAGGCATGTCAGCAAATGGGGGGAGACCGCCGCACATTCACCGCACCCCGGATCGCACTTCAGACTACCTCCGAATCGCACTTTGGGGCTAGCTCCGGCCGGAGTAGTGCGGCCGGCCCGGTGCCGCTCGCCCCCTCGGCCCGTGGCTGGCCGTGGTAAGTTGCACAAGATACACCCTTCGACAACGTTTATAAGCTCTGATTCGTGGGCGATAAATTTTGGAAGTAGAAAAATGATCGCCTTGTATCCATTTCTCATAATGAGCCCACTGGCACCGTGCTCCTGAGAATTCTTGACCATGCGACAACAAAGTCTATCTGACGACCTCATGGACCTTACCGCTTGAACACAGCTTCGAACGACTCTTTATATTCCTCCAGGGAGCCAAGCACAAACGCGCGGTACAACACTTTTATCTAGCCCATTCTCTAAAAGCCCACTGTGCCCCGACAAGGCACTTGCGGAGAGGCTGGGAAATCAATGACAGGCCTTGAGGTTTAGAGCCGCTTCACGTAAATGATCTAACCCAAAATTCTAAGAATAAGGGGATCTATAGAGACAAGAGTAAACCATGTGTTTTTGGGCTCAACTAAATGCTGCCCCAGATGGCTGCGCATTGTCCACATTTCGACCCATCCATCGACGTCAAGTGGGAACCATTGACGTCCATCGCGATATGACGCCTGGAATACGCAACTGTACGTCATAAAATTGATCGATCACGATCGCTTAGAGTATACCGAACGAATGAATACATAAAGAACCCCAATCCCCGATCTGGCTATCTGAAACTCGACAACAACAAAGCCGTTACGATACAGCAACTCGCAATCGCAAAACATCAACCAAATCCACCTGGAATTACTCGAACCCGTCAAAATGCCTCAGTACCAGCCTCAAACCGACACTTTCAGTATGTACGCCTGAGACCACTTGCAATCTGCGGAGACATATTGACCGTGACCAGAGGACCCCTCGAGCAAGAGTGAGGCCAAGCAACAAATGGCCGAGCAGGCGAAACAGGAGAGAACCGAGCACTCCAAGAGCGGCGCAAACACCGGAAAGCCGCAAGGGATGGAGTACGTGGCACGCAAGGAGCATGCCGCCGATGTCCAGCACAACTAGGGCACACTGTGCATGATGATGATACGACCTTAAGAATATTGACGACACCGAATAATGGTTGTGTGGAGGAACGGGAACAACGTAGGCGCGTGAAAGGCTGGATGGGGGCTATGTACCATTAAACAGCATGCATGTGTCATGATGAATGAGAATGCTTAGGCTTGAGCCAATGTTTGGTGCTCTGCTTCTTAAAAGTGAATAGAGAGATGGTTGATGGAACATCTTGGCCAACAGTGCGTTGAGCATGAACATCTCTGGTGATGCCTCGGCGTGGTAACTACGTCAGCCGTGATCAAACTTTCTACTGGGAGAagccgccgagaagatgaGAAATTAATTTAACTACGATCGGGTTGATAACAGAGCTTCGTGAGGATTGGGGTCATCTAGCGCGCAAAGATGTGAATTCAACAGAGTTTGAGGGGGTTTTACGTGACATATTCCGATacatggggggggggggatatcTCGTATGCCGACGTTTGAGCATAGCAGCCAAGAATAACAGACTTGGGACCCTGATGCAAGTGTGTTTACCTATGGCTCAGAGAGTCACAACAAGGCTTGGTTAGCACCATGAGTTCTACTCCGTATCGTGATTCCGGAAAAGGTAGAAGCAACACTGGACACTTGACAACACAGGCCTTGAACGTATGGCATTTTTGCTGAATCCCTAGATGTTGCTGTACTGGCGTGTCTGGCACATGGCAACGAAACCATTCTCTGTCAGTGAGTTGGCGTGAAACCTAGGACATGGTTACATGAGTTCTATCAGTAATCGTTAAAGGCTCAATGCAATGCGGATCTTCCCGCCTGTTAGACAAGAATCTATGTTATGGCTGGACAACGGGCATTAGACCTGGCGCATGAGCGCGCGATCAGAACACTAGCGGGGCGCGGTCCAGATCGCGGGGCAACCGAGATCGATGCCGTCATTCCGTCAAGCCTATTCTCACCTCGGACAACTTGGCTTGTCAAATTGTCCGTCTTGTACGGATGTTGCGCCGAAATTAGAGACAACCTGTTTGCCTAATCAGATTAGTGGGACTTGTTTGGGGAAAAACATCGTCCGTGTACAAGTGCACATTATGCCACGCATCGGAGGTGAACTCGTGTGAATCGATTCAGCACCAACAACCTTGTCAACCACAAACCTGCCACATGCATGTCGGGCTTCCCTCTGCTCGATCGTTTGCCCATCAACTCATCTCCAGAAAGTGGACTGTTGGAGCGTCATACGTCGTCAAACCACTCGGCATCGCAGCAACAATGCGAACAAGATCTGCctccacggccacggccagcATCATGAAGCAACCCAAGAGAAAACgagaggacgtcgaggactcCGATGTGAAGAAAGCAACGAGAGGCCGTGGTCGTCCTCGCAAGACGCCGCGCAGCCCCCCAtccgaagccgaggaagaaACCTCCCCAACCCCCACCAGTGAAATGCAACTCAAGAAGTCATCATCGCCTGTGCCGCAAgtcaaggtcgaggccgcgTCCCAACAACGCCAGACTGAAGGCTCACCGTCCGCCGCCAAGACGCTCTCCGAAAAGAAATATGCGGCGTGGTCGAAGCAcgccacgtcgtcgccgtacCCCGACTTCCCGCGCCCGACGCCGGAGGAGTGCCGGACGGCGCACGACATCCTCGAGAGGCTCCACGGCGACGTGGTGCGCGAGAACTTCGCCGACCCGGACGCGCCGTCCCTGGAGTACCCGTACGTCATGGACGCGCTCGTCGTGGCGGCCCTCAGCCAGGCGACGAGCTGGGCCAACGCCAAGCGGGCGATGAAGAACATGAAGGCCGTCTACGGCTCGACCTTCAACtacgaggccatcgtcgagggcggcatggACAAGCTGGTGGACGCGCTGCGGCCCGGCGGCATGCAGAACCGCAAGGCCAAGATCCTGATGCGGCTGCTGCACGACGTCAAGGAGCGCCACGGGAAGTGGGACCTGCAGCACCTCTTCAACGcgagcgacgaggaggccgtgaAGGAGGTCGTGAGCTACTGGGGCCTCGGGCCCAAGTGCGCGTTCTGCCTGCTGAGCATCTGCCTCAAGAGGGACGCGTTCGCGGTGGACACGCACATCTACCGCATCACCGGGCTCTGGGGCTGGCGGCCCAAGGACGCGTCCAAGGAGCTGGCGCAGGcccacctcgacgcccgcaTCCCCAACGAGATCAAGTATGCGCTGCATTACCAGTTCATCGTGCATGGCCGACAGTGTCCGGCCTGCCGCGGCAACGGGGACAGCAAGGCGAGGTGTGAGTACAAGGTGGCGCTcaaggaggtcgagaagaagtCGAAGGGATATTCCCCCAAGAAAGAGGAGCTTTGAGTGGTAGCTAGACACAAAAAGCACAGGACAATCCGTAAAAAAGTCTCTGCAGAGAAGGCAAGCTTGAGTAGCCAGACTCACACATGGACAATGAGATCCATGCTTGACATGACCCCCCCCCTATGGAAAAAGAATTTTCACACAACGGCACGTCCAAAATAATCCAGTTAATCTACGTCCCCCCTCGACAAGTTGCCAAGACAGCAAGGCGATGGTCATCGTGTCATTATCTCCTGAACCGAGAAACCACGCACTACTCGCTCAACCACATGGTGCCTGAAGCCTGCTGCACTCTGGATCCAATGCCCGCAGATCCCTCTCAAAATAAAAAAAACTCTCCCCCTTGGTGAAACAGATGTCATCCTTAAAAAAGTGTCGGCGCTCGGGGCGTATGAAGTGCCCGAGAGTGGTGAGCGAAGCGCCCGAGACTGAAAAGGGACTAGAAATCTCAAACGAACAGGATCAACCAGAGAACCAGACTGGACGGAATAAGGGCCGCCCCACAAAATGGTCCAACAACACTGTGAGGAGCGTGAACGGCATCGAGCATAGGCGCCGGAGTCGAATCTGCAACTTGGCCGGGCTGCCACTGGCCCGAATCCGGCTCGGGTGGAGCTTTTCTGCCGGTGCCACAGGGGTTCCGCCCCGCTAAGCCCGAGCGCGCTGCCCGATCATGGGCGGCCGGGTCCGATGCGGAGGGTATCGGCACTGTGAGACCGTTCAAAAATACAAAGTCCGTGTCAACAGAGATGGAGGCAGACGGGCAAAGGACTGCAAGGTAGACGGCAGAGTGAGACAGTCATGACGTCTTGTATCTTGACCAAAGCATGACACCGATGGAGACGGAACAGGAGATaaaagagagagaacagGCTCTTCCTTTTCGAGTCTGGGACAAATCAACCTTACAGACTCgctttcttcttcatcttggtcttcttcATCAGACATTACTTCCAACAACATCctcgagagagagacgaacgacgccctcctcctAAAGACCTCAAAACAACAAAACACCACGGCCCAATCATgagcaccgccgcctcccttcGCCGTGACGGCATCTACAGAAACCTGCCGACCTTTGACGACTCCGTCACCGGGCTCacggccatcatcaccggcgccaacggcatcTCGGGCTTCAACACCATGCGAGCTCTGCTCAGCAGCCCCGAGCGCTGGACCAAGATCTACGCCCTCTCGCGCAGCCCGCCCCCGGAGCCCATGATGGCCCTGCTCTCGCCCGAGGCCCGCTCccgcgtcgaggtcgtcaccTGCGACTTcctcaaggacgccgagacCCTCGGCGAAACCTTCAAGCGCGCCGGCGTCCGCCACGCCGACCACGTCTTCTTCTACTCCTACATCCACAAGGACTGGTCCGAGGCCGAAGCTCTCGTCGAGAGCAacgccgcccttctcgagaacttcctcggcgccctcgagatcgCCGGCGTCAGGCCCGCCCGCTTCGTCCTCCAGACCGGCGGCAAGAACTACGGCATGCACATCGGCCGCGTGCGCACGCCGGTCGTCGAGTCGGACCCCCAGCCGCGCCACCTCCAGCCCAACTTCTACTACCCGCAGGAGGACCTGCTCAGGGCCTTCTGCGAGAGGAACGGCGTTTCGTGGAACGTCAtccgccccgccgccgtcatcggcacCTCGATGCACGCCGGCATGAACACCTTCTACCCCTTCGCCGTGTACGCCATCGTGCAGGCGCGCAAGGGCGAGCCCATCGCCTTCGGCGGCGACTGGGAGCAGTGGCAGTTCGAGTTCTACCACTGCTCCGCCACCATGACGGGCTACCTGACCGAGTGGGCGGTCCTGCAGGAGGACTGCGCCAACGAGGCCTTCAACGCCCAGGACGGCGGGCCCCTCAGCTGGGAGCGCTACTTCAGCGAGCTGGCCCGCTGgttcggcgccgagggcgtcgtccCGCCCCCGGATGACGAGTCGAACCTCAAGACGATCGAGGGGAAGCGCGGCAAGGACACGCCCCTCGGCTACGGACCGCCCCTGTCGGCCAAGCAGAGCTTCTCCCTGTTCGACTGGGccaaggacgacaagaacgCCGCCGTCTGGCGGGAGGTCATGGAGGAGTCGGGCGGCAAGATCACGGAGGACCCCTTCAAGGACCCGGAGTTCTTTCTCACGAGCAATTTTGCGTACACGAGGTTTGGCAGCCTGTGCCTGAACAAGGCCAGAAGGTTCGGGTGGACTGGGTTCGTCGACACCACGGAGAGCATCTTTGAGATGTACCAGGAGATGGAGAAGCTCGGCATGCTCCCAGCGATGGAGGTCCCCTCGGCTCGTCCTCTGTGTTAGAGATGGAGGGACACGGAGTGAACTATGCAAGTAACTCTGGCCCGAGACATCATCCTCAGAGGCACAGAAACGGCCGTGGTATTATAGAGGGAAATCCAAAAGGGGGAAATGAAAAATCAGGACTAGTTGCATTTGCTTTTCATAGCGGGCGATCACGAAGAATACATACTTGGATGGCCCAACACAGCGACCTAGTCAGCCTTCAAACACCACTGAAGCATCCTTGGTGAAAAACAACTCTTGAAGAATCCTTCCTTTGCAAGTATCTCAACCTGGTACATGCTGATGGGGTCATGGGTTGCTTGACAATGCAGAAAAATCACTATCATCGAGTAATACCACAGACCTTTCCACGGCCTTGGAGAAGCCGATTTGAGTGTAGGCGGGCCCCGCAATGAAGCACGTAGCCGACTGTacgaggttgacgaggagaagagagacaTTGACGTGGAGGGTGAGGTTATTGAACGATCCCCCACGTCCAGCGGCGGATGACGGACTGGAGCGCTCGAGTTCGGGACCTGAATCGCCGGGACTAGTCCCATGGCCCGTCTCGCCGCTGATGCGAAGTTCCAGGGTGTCCGGCCCCGATTGTCTCGCCCCCAGCCCCCGGAGTCGCTCTTGGATGTCCACGGCCGTCAGGAAGCCCGGCGGGGAGTAAGCGGCGTTCGCCTGGTCTGAAGCCGAACCCGGGGAGGCACTCAGTCCTGGCCCCAGGCTCTGCATCGCATGTTGAGGGGTATCAAGATGGTCTTCGAACATGGCGCCCCAGGGCATCTTTGCCGCGGCCTGCTTCTGGCCGAGATCTGACGCCAGCAACCAGCGCAAGTGGTACAGCACTTGCTCTTGCGTCTGAAACTGAAGCGCGGTGCCGAAGATGCGTTGGACCTCTTCGGGCGGTACCGGCAGATAGCCGTCCAGCACGAGACAGGCCTGGGACAGCGTCGTCTCCAGCAGTTGAAGGGAAAAGGTATCTATGATCGTGTTCGCCGGCGGAGGTGTGACGCCCGGGAACACTGACTGGTCGAGGCCCGTCATTATTGGAGACAGGGCAATGGCTCTTTCACGGCTCagcggccttcttgaagcCGTTGCTGGGTTCGAGGGCTTGTCTTGGTCATCCTTATCCAGGGTGCTGCGCGGGTCGGGAGGCATCGCATGCCCGCCCTTGGCGCGCTCCTCCGCGTGCCGGtatcccgccgccgcctccaagaTGTTGAACCCCAAAGGCTCGCCGGTCGAGCCCGCGTCtccgtcttcggcgtcggtcACGGGCTCCACCAACGTCTTCAGGCGGCGCGCCGAGCTCTGGAAcacgccgaggagctgcgggCAGTGCTTGACGACTTGTTCGTCGCGGAGGATCTGGTCGAACAGGTCGATGAAGAGGACGCTcatgtcctcgacgacgttcTCGAGCCGCTGGACCCGTTGCCGCCGgctcgcctccgccgcctgccggcGTTTCCGAAACTCCTGCTGCGACGTACGGTTTCGTTCCCGGCGGTCCTGAACATCGTGTCAGTACCCACCACTACGATGCGTGCGTGGCCCGGAGGAGATGCTAGCGGTGGGATGATGTCGGGCTTAGACCAGCGAAAGGATTCTGTAGGATACCTTCAGTACGTCTTCACTACTCCCACTGCCGGGGCTGGTTGTCTTTCTTCTGCGCGATCTCGGCGCGGGCCGAGGGCTCAGGTTGTCCATGGCTCTTTTCAAGTTTCTCGATTGACAGAACACTTCTTTGCCACTCTACGATATCCTGTATCTTATCGCCGTGTAATAGTTATCACTCAAGCGAGGGTCGTGTCGTCTTGCAAAGGGGGGCAATTTTCAAGATGGGTGACTGATGGATGGTACGGAGTAGCGTGCGATACTTGTCGTGGATGCTCGCTCACCATGATGCGGAGACGAGAGGGACTAGAGGAAAAGATATGGTCTTTGTTGACCTGCTTACTCAGTCCCTCCCCCTGCGGAAGTGTTACATAACGTCTCCGTCCTGAAGTTTATTGAGATGAGGGCCGAGGGACTGCTGAAAGGAACTTTGATTACTATTCATTCAACATTGCTTTGCTATGACACCGGCTAGCGGGCGGAGGGACGCTTCAGCCACGATTGTGATTACTCATCGGGAAAGGTTCGACTCCCCATCTGATGTGTGAAACTGGATACGGCCTCTTTTTTTGTAAGCTGGGTGCTGCTCGATGATCAAGAGTCGATTGTGGCAAACCGAGTTACACTCCTGGTAGCATCTCGATTAGTGAACCACAGAAAAGGGTAATGGGCGGCCATGAGTCTGGTGATGAGGCTCTTGACGCTCCCATGCCATGTAACCCCAAAACGTGACAACACAGATGGGTAGTACACGTGTAGGACGTGCCGTTCTACAGCTGCCGAGTTGTATTGCCAGCTCAAATGAGAAGAGAGATGGATGGTCTTTGTAGTCGGGCACGCAGTGGGGAGAGTGATGCAGATGACAAATCCATACTCCGGACAGATTAAACAACTTCATTAACTCCACCGACAGGGAACTGGATCGCTTAGTGCGAATGGAAACCAGACAGAAGAAGCCCAGACGGAAAAGGGGACCAACGGCCAACGCAACCGCAATGTACGCCCAAAAACCCACGCCCAAAGGCCAACGCCCTGTTGTTCGAGCATATGAAGCAGTAGAAGACTCTTTCCAAGACGTACATGGTGCAGGGTGTGTAGTACTGAATACTATCGGACAGACTCGAAGCAGAGAGCCATGTTCCAATTGCTCACCGGAATGATCATCGATTCCAAGACTTGTAGTAGACGGACGTCCCTGTGTGCCTAGGCCTCCTTTGGCCCCCATCCGCCTCTGAGTTGACGATACTTGTTCCGAGGGCCAAAGATCATGATGAGGCGTGACTGTCTATGGCCATATAGAACACAACACAAATTGCCTATTAACCGATTGGTTATCGCGCTTGACGCTCGAAAGGAGCCTCGCATGGCTCGTGAGCCGCTGCTACGTCGCTACCAGTAGAATGGCATTGATtcaaggggggaggggcaaaGAGGGATccatcctctcctccccgGCGACTGATTACTTCCACAAATGAGACTGTTCATTTTCCGAAACTTCATTTTTCGACGCCTGACAAGACGTCGTTGTCctgaaaaaaagaaaaaaaagaaagggaacCTCCCTTGACCGGCGATATGTGAATAACTCCGACGACCGGCAGCGGCGATTAGAAAAAACGCATTGAGGCATCCGTCGAGCGCCAAGATATGGCGCCGTACGATGTGTTGGGAGAGACCCCTTTTCCGAAGCCACATCGGCTGAGGGCTCGCACATAGCCGTGTCACAGAGCCGGTCAGTAgtgtggcggcggcggcggcggcggcggcggcgatggatatgatgaagacgaggactCGAGGAGTAGGTGGTTGGTGGTGTGCGGGAACCATCTCCTTGGGATCGCTGGGCCGCCCTGGACTTGGCAGTCGACGGATAGGTGAGTAGGAAGTAGGTGTAACTGAGGAATGCCATGAATGGTCTGCTGGTGGCGGCGAGACAAGGCAAGCCGGGCGCCAGTCAAGCTCACGGCGTCGCGGACATGGCTCTGGTCTGGGCATGGCCAGCCAAGCGGTCACAAGAGATGGGCGGGCAACAGATGCGTCTCTTGGCGGGGAATCCTCCCCCCAAGAGCGCTGCGAGAAGGAAAAAACGACCAACCACACACGCCGCGAGCTCGAACAACCCCCCCGGCAAACCTGCACCACCATGGCATGATGCCGTCGTGGGAGAGGTGTTTCCCCTCTCTTGGCCACCGCAGAGGGGAGTGCCGATCCTTGGGGGATGTTTGTTTTTTTGCAAGAAATGCCCGGTCCTTCTCCAGGTTCTTGGTTCGGACGCAAGAAAGATTTGTACAGCATTTCCTCGGGCCCCCGCGTGTATATGTAGAAATGCTGCTCAGCTGGTAGCACCGCATGATGGTGGCATCTCGGGGGAAGAAAGCACCACTCTCGGCAGGCAAGGACCGACAGTAGCTGTCGGCCTATGAAAACATATCTGGGGTTTTTGTTGGCCTGTCCATGTCACTCCGCATTATAACCTTGTTTGCAAAAGAGGTCGGTGAAAGGGGGTtggatccccccccccccccccccatgcTCCCAGGGACGAGATCCTGGCAAGAGTGGCCAAAGCGACGTTGAAGCAGGGCCTGGTCACTGGCGCGCCTCGTACGGAATCCGGGGTCTAGCTCAAAGTGAATCTTCAGGAAATGGGGAATTTGGGATTGACTGGCGAGAGGAGGCAGCATTGGATCAATGTGGGTGGGCGGCACTCCAccgcggaggaggagataCCATGATAGAGAGTGCCACTGCATGCATGCATTTTTGAGGGGTTGATGATGCTCACCCGTGGGTCAGCCTCCTGCATGCATATACTCAAAATATCAAGTCAACCCAGACGCGCTGTTGAGGAACACGGGGCAGGTGACCAATACTCCTCCCCGTCTACGAATAGCCCGTCCGAAAGTTGGGATGGAAGTCATCCCATTCGTCGTCTGTCATCTCAACCTCGTGGACAAGCGTGACGTGGGGTTTTCCGAACCGGCAATGCTGCTCACATCGCATCCCAAGACCTCGCTCGAATAAGCTCCTCCTGCATGTCTAATT includes these proteins:
- a CDS encoding Base excision DNA repair protein, with the translated sequence MRTRSASTATASIMKQPKRKREDVEDSDVKKATRGRGRPRKTPRSPPSEAEEETSPTPTSEMQLKKSSSPVPQVKVEAASQQRQTEGSPSAAKTLSEKKYAAWSKHATSSPYPDFPRPTPEECRTAHDILERLHGDVVRENFADPDAPSLEYPYVMDALVVAALSQATSWANAKRAMKNMKAVYGSTFNYEAIVEGGMDKLVDALRPGGMQNRKAKILMRLLHDVKERHGKWDLQHLFNASDEEAVKEVVSYWGLGPKCAFCLLSICLKRDAFAVDTHIYRITGLWGWRPKDASKELAQAHLDARIPNEIKYALHYQFIVHGRQCPACRGNGDSKARCEYKVALKEVEKKSKGYSPKKEEL
- a CDS encoding NAD dependent epimerase/dehydratase, with the protein product MSTAASLRRDGIYRNLPTFDDSVTGLTAIITGANGISGFNTMRALLSSPERWTKIYALSRSPPPEPMMALLSPEARSRVEVVTCDFLKDAETLGETFKRAGVRHADHVFFYSYIHKDWSEAEALVESNAALLENFLGALEIAGVRPARFVLQTGGKNYGMHIGRVRTPVVESDPQPRHLQPNFYYPQEDLLRAFCERNGVSWNVIRPAAVIGTSMHAGMNTFYPFAVYAIVQARKGEPIAFGGDWEQWQFEFYHCSATMTGYLTEWAVLQEDCANEAFNAQDGGPLSWERYFSELARWFGAEGVVPPPDDESNLKTIEGKRGKDTPLGYGPPLSAKQSFSLFDWAKDDKNAAVWREVMEESGGKITEDPFKDPEFFLTSNFAYTRFGSLCLNKARRFGWTGFVDTTESIFEMYQEMEKLGMLPAMEVPSARPLC